The following nucleotide sequence is from Pristiophorus japonicus isolate sPriJap1 chromosome 12, sPriJap1.hap1, whole genome shotgun sequence.
GAGCACTGACACCACAGTCCTCTTTCAAGGATGCTCTGAGCTCGCACAGCTCATTTCCGAGCACTTGCCCCGGGACCAGCTGGCCAACCTTCTCTTTTCTTGACCACTGACCCAGCTGTTCCAATATTATATTGTGAGGAAAGCCGTAGTTAGGCGTCATGGCCCTGAGCTAGAGGATCAGCTCTCAGAGACCCTCGAGGCACTGGACCTTCAAATGGCAGCAATCACACAGCAGGAAGTGACACTGACAGTCCCAGAAACCTTCACTCACCTCACTTCCCAGCATCTCCCGGTCATTGTGTGTTGTTTCCTCAGGTTCCCACTGGACGAGGGTAAGCACCATCAGATCAGCAGCAAAGAGGAATCAACTGGCTATTGCTACATTGAAGCAACTGCTGCAATACATGAATAAATCAGTGCCATTcaaggttctaaattgggggaaggccaattttactagaagtgatttagcaaaagtggactggaaacagctaattgaaggtaaatcagtgccagaacagtgggaggcattcaagagggagatgcatggagttcagggtaaacatgttcccacaaagagggtaggcaggctaagtgagtgggcaaaaatttggcagatggagtatacagttggaaagtgtgaggtcatgcactttggcagaaaaaactcaaagagcaagttattaattaaatggagaaaaattacaaagtgttgcagtacagcgggatctgggggtacttgtgcatgatacacaaaaggttattatgcaggtacagcaagtgatcaggaaggccaatggaatcttggcctttattgcaaaggggatggagtataaaagcagggaagtcttgctacagttatacagggtattggtgaggccacacctggaatactgcgtacagttttggtttccatatttacaaaaggatatgcttgctttggaggcagttcagagaaggtccactaggttgattccagagatgagggggttgacttatgaggaaaggttgagtaggttgggcctctaatcattggaaatcagaagaatgagaggtgatcttatcgaaacgtataagattatgaggggtcttgacaaggtggatgcagagaggatatttcctcataagggagactagaactaggggacataatcttagaataaggggccgcccatttaaaactgagatgaaggagaaatttcttctcagagggttgtaaatctgtggaattcgctgcctcagagagctgaggagctgggtcattgaataaatttaagacagtttcttaaccgataaggggttaaggagagcgggcggggaagtggacccaagtccatgatcggatcagccatgattgtattaaatggcagagcaggctcgaggggccgtatggcctactcctgctcctatttcttatgtgcttatgttaaatccaatagggaattccaaAGAAACTTCTTTccacaaagagtggtgagaatgtggaacttgctaccacacagGGTGGTTGAAGCTAATAGCATCGATTCATTTAAGAGGCGGCtagagcaggcagcagaaagagcgtgcggcaaacctgtcccacccaccccttccctcggcgactatctgtcccgcctgtggcagagtctgtggttctcgtattggactgttcagccaccaaaaaactcaccaggagtggaagcaagtattcctcgattccgagggactggctatgatgataagataagcataagagggagaagggaatagcgggTTACGTTGCtaaatttagatgagaaaagatgggaggaggctcgagtggagcataaacgctggcatggactggttgggcccaatggcctattTGTGAGtcctatatccgatgtaatcccttTCGCTGTTTAACCATCTCCTGCTTTTACTCCTCAACATTACAAGACGCTCTATGTCTTCTCCATGTGTTGTAAATGGCGCTGTTCGGTCGCCGCCTCCAATCATGCACATCTGAAGCCCTTCGCTCGGCAGGTGCTGCCAGATGTCGTTATTTCTCATTCCATCCAATAGAAATCCAGCCTCGCCACGTTATCCAATAAGGAGCTGGGCCTTCCCTCTCTCCGACGCGGGATTGTCCAATGAAAGCTGAAGCTCGTTGCCCCTGAGCTGACCAATCCGAGTCCTGCAGCATGTCAGTGTTGTGAGCGCGCGCGCGGCTTTGCCGTTGGTGAGGCGGCTCGAGCTTGAGCCGGGGAATGACGGCGGGAGCGGAGCATGGGACCTCGGTGCCGGCGTCCGGGGCCCTGACCCACTCCCGGACACTTTTCCTGAGGGACGACGGCGTGCCGCTGTGCTTCTACATCAGCCCGGGCCCCACCAAGGCCTCGCTGTCGCCGCTGATTGTGCACGGGGGCGGGGTGGTGTGCAGGCTCCAGGAGCGCGGCGCCATTTTGCTGACTGGGCCGGGAGCTCGGCCGAGCGGCTACACCCGCGCGCAGTACGTGCTGGACAGCGTGGAGCGGAACCAGCAGCTGGCGCTGGAGGATTACGCGGCGGATCAGCAGCAGCAGCCGCCGTCCCGGCCGGCCCCGCTGCCTCCGTCTCGCGGGGGACCGGCCTGCGCTGCCGGCCGCACGGTCTACACCAGGAAGGAGGACGTCGCCATCTTGATGTACGTGCGGCGCTACGCCGGGCCGCGCGGCGGCGGCGAGGGCTCGGTGCTGGGCAACGCGCTGTGGCGCGAGATGGCGCGCGTGCAGCTGACGGGCCACAGCTGGCAGTCCATGAAGGAGCACTACCTGCGGCGCCTGCGCGGCCGCGACCACCTCTACCAGATCGACAGCCGCTCCGTCATCCCCACCGTCATCTTCCCCGTCAGCGCCGGGGCCGAGCGGGCagcagtggaggaggaggaggaggaggaggaggaggccggcCAGCGAGTGTGCCGGCCAGAGGCAGGTAAGCTGGTGAGGGCTGCACGGATTCCTTTTGCAGGATCTTGGCGGagaacatcgctggtggtattcctccagccatttgaggtgtctacttgCATATGGTCCACGGTCGCTGGCGTGCCcagcgcctgggagtccctggcctaagaccgccctaagtggaggaagagcatctgggagggcgctgagcacctcgagtctcatcgcagggagcatgcagaaaccatgtggaaggagcatgcggcaaaccagactcaccgtccaccctttccttcaaccactgttccacctgtgacagagactgtaattcccgcattggactgtacagcctcctcgatttcgagggacttcctatgagatGATGCATGCATTCCTCTGCCATTCAAACGGGATTGTTTATTGCCAATGACTCGTCGGGCCAAATTGCGTGTGCGCGAGACAGTCGGCCATTCACCGACCCTGTTCGtggaggctgattcctgagatgaaggggttgtcttataaagaaaggttgagtaggttggacctatacgcattggagtttagaagaatttgagaggtgatcttgttgaagtgtataagattctgagggggctcgacaaggtagaagcagagaagatgtttcccttcgtggggaatctagaattagggggcatagcttcagaataaggggccgcccatttaaaactgagatgaggaggaatttcttcagagggttgtaaatctgtggaattctctgccccagagagctgttgagatttggtcattgaatatatttaaggtggagatagacaaatttttgagtgataaggcagtccagggttatgtggagtgggtggggaagtggagtttgagaccaagatcaggtcagctataataaatggtggagcaggctcaaatgaCTGAcgacgactcctatttcttatgacgctCTGTCAGTCACCAGCCCTGCGCGGGATAGTCACTATTCTCCAGAATTAGTCGTCATaactaattttttttttgttgcaattgtTGGTCTGAGAGATTTCCTCCATCAGTCCCTCCTTTCCCTTGTATTTTTGTTTTTCATTCTTTGTTTTATCCCACTGTAAACCAAATCTATCTCGCGTACAGCaggctttcaaaaggcctttgataaggtgccgcataatagattaatgaataaggtcagaacgTGCGGAGTTGGGgcatgtagcagaatggataaccagccgtctttcggatgagacattaaaccgaggccctgtctgcgcgctcaggtggatgtaaaagatcccacggcactatttcaaagaagagcacaggAGTCATCTGATTCATTGTTttctgttatccctggtgtcctggccaatacttatcactcaatcagcatcactaaaacagtttatctggtcacattgctgtttgtgggagcttgctgtgtgcaaattggctgctgtgtttcctacattacaacagtgactatacttcaaaaaagtacttcattggctgtaaaagggttttgggatgtccggtggtcaagaaagacgctgtataaatgcaggtctttttccTATTCTTTTGAGAGCAGGGGTAAAAGGTagcaattcagagtggcagaaggtgggtagtggtgttccacaaggatctgtgctgggaccaatgttgttcacaatgcatttgagtagaggagcagggaggtcttactgaagttgtacagggccttggtgaggcctcacctggaatattgtgttcagttttggtctcctaatctgaggaagacattcttgctattgagggagtgctgcgaaggttcaccagactgattccagggatggcaggactgacacatgaagaaagactggattgactaggcctgtattcactggagtttaaaaggatgagggggatctcatagaaacatataacattctgacatgaCTGGactccaggaagaatgttcccgatgttggggaagtccagaaccaggggacacagtctaaggaaaaggggtaagtcatttaggagaaacttcttcacccagagttgttaacctgtggaattccctaccgcagagagttgttgatgccagttcattggatatattcaagagggagttggatatggcccttatggctaaagttatatggagagaaagcaggaaaggggtactgaggttatcgatcagccatgatcttattgaatggtggtgcaggctctaaaggCAGaattacctattttctatgtttctatattaacgatttagattatggaatcaaaaacacaatttctaaatttgcagatgacatcaaattgggggggtggatggaggcggggggggaagtagtcaatactgaggaggactgcaacaaattgcaggaagacattaataaacttgcagaatgggcaaataattggcaaatgaaattgaaCTTATATTTTAAGAAAAATAGGTCACATTACTTGGATAATATGAATCTAATtgggtagaagagcaaagagaagtacaaatcacaaagtagcatcaaggccataaaaaagcaaaccaagcacaggGGTTTATTGAATTGAAAAGAAGTTATGTTAGACTTGTATTGAATCTCGGTTAGTTCACACTTGGAGTACTCTGTACAATTCTAGTCCTCATATTATtataaaagatatagaggcactggagagggtgcaaaaaagatttacaaggatgataccagaaatgtgagggtatacctaatcgggaaaggatgaacaggctgggagtctctttttttttttctctgagAAGGctggggggtgacctaatagaggtctttaaaattatgaaaggttttgatagagtggatacagagagagagtttccacttgtggggaaaaacaaaactagaggccatcaatgtgatAGTCTCcaagaaatcaaattgggaattcagaaggaacatctttacccagagaatggtgaggatgtggaacttgttaccacagtgagtggttgaagcTAATAGTATAAATGCACTTGTAGATgcattgaggctgaaccagactgttcgcatccttggtgtcatatttgaccctgaaattagctttcgaccacatagctgcagcataactgaccgcccttttccacctctgtaacatcgcccgcctctgcccttgcctcagctcatctgctgctgaagccctcatccatgcctttgttacctctagacttgactattccaacgcactcctggctggcctcccacattctaccctatgtaaactagaggtgatccaaaactcggctgcccgtgtcctaacttgtgctaagttccactcacccatcaccctgtgctcgctgacctacattggcttccagttaagcaatgcctcgatttttcaaaattctcatccttattttcaaatccctccatggcctcgcccctccctatctctgtaatctcctccagccccacaaaccccaggATGTCTGCactcctgtaattctgccctcccgagcatccctgattataatcgctcaaccatcggtggctgtgccttctgttacctagacccccaagctctggaactccctgcctaaacctctctgcctctctctcctccttcaagaagctccttaaaacctacctctttgatcaagcttttggtcacctgtgctaatttctacttatgcggctcagtgtcaaattttttaaatctcgtaATACTctctgaagtgtcttgggacatttcacaacgttaaagacgctatataaatacaagttgctgcaaGGAAAGAAGAGCCAACCACACCTTCCAGCAATGCTGTGAGCTAAGCCTGTTGGCAAATGGAAATAACTCTTCTCCCATCTGCCACTGTTTAAAGTGCTTCGATTGCTCGCCTCAATGACCAAAAATCtaggggagtgctgcattatcagaggtgcccTCTTATTTTTTTGGATGAAACCCTGTCTGCCCTTTTGGGTGATCGTAAAAGatccatcccatggcactattttgaagaagagcaggggagttatccccggtgtcctggctaatatttaaccctcagtcaacatcgctaaaacagattatctgtatcgcattgctgtttgtgggagcttgctgtgtgcaaattggctgctgcatttcctacagttacaacagtggctatacttcaaaagcactttattggctgtaaaacgctttgggacaccaaggtcgtgaaaggcactatgtaaatgaaaGTATTTTTTTTATCCTTCTAAACTGTAGTTAAACTGaagccatgttcccctgttccagtGGATCATCGTAAGGCACTCTGCAGGGAAATTTCTTGAAGATTGTCTGTCTGAGGTCTTGTATGCAGAACAGTTGCTGTCCTAGTCTGCATAGCAGCAATTctatttcaaagtaattcattgtgtatGGAGTGCTTTAATACGAGCATCACAAGTGCTTTCCCTTCTATTTTGTTACAAAATCGTAGTGGTCTCAACAGCCTTACAATTCGTGTAGAAAACGGAAGTCAATATAtaaaatatagattttttttttttccccgatCGTCTGAACTGCGTCATCCCATTGGTGTCTTTTCAGATTACCAAAAGTGTTACTGGAATAACAGTTATTACTCATGTGGTTGAATATGTCTGATAGGTAAAAAGAATCCTGGCACTCCCCAGCATGTTGACATGGAGTCTAAGGAGGATGCACCTGCCCCAGTTGAGCAAGTACCCAATGATGTGAGTTCTGAGGAGGAATGCTTCAACATATTTCCGGTTGCTATTCGTGAATTTGAGGTAGGTTGTGTGGTAATTCTGGTTTTGTTAATGTATtcttttgggggtgggggtggggggagaaacatTTGACAATCTTGGTTTAGCTGGTGCTTCACCTCCATTTTTGTGGAGTATAGGAAGGGGTACCCCATCTCCTCCAATGGATCGGAGCTTCTTTTTAAAAGAAACGCCCCACATTTTATAAAAACTTGAATTTGATCCAGTTTGTTGGTAGGAGCTCTGTGTTGATGCACAATTGGTTGACAACGGTCGCTGTCAGCAGTAGAACTTTCATGGCTCATTGTTGTTACAATGTGTTTTGGTAGATGGGCTGAATTTTCATATCTGCTTGTCGTGTAGATATGGGGCAAGGCTGGTGCACTGGGATCACGTCAGATCTTTTTGCCACAATGTCAGCTGCAAAATCAGGGAATGACGTGGATCAGATTTCACAATATCCAACATGCACTGCAAATTGTAATTGCACATCACTGAGGTCCCTGTGACTTTGTGATGTTCATGGTTtttctacagtgtcagctgtggctcagtgggtagcactgtcgcctgagtcagaaggttgtgggttcatgtccagggacttgagcacaaaaaaatctaggctgacagtgcagtgctgagggagcgctgccctgtcagaggggccgtcttttggatgagacgttaatccaagGCCCCCTCAGgttgacttaaaagatcccacggcactatatagaagagcaggagagttctccccggtgtcctggggccaatatttatccctcaatcaacataacaaaaacagaatatctcgtcattatcacattgctgtttgtgggagcttgctgtgcacaaattggctgccacgtttcccacattacaacagtgtctacgctCAAAGTACtggattggttgtaaagcactttgagacgtccggtggtcgtgaatggtgctatataaatgcaagtctgtcttgtgCATGGTAAAATCTAGTTATTTTCATTATTTCCCCTGGTCCCTTGCTGGGGAAAGCATTCGTGGCTTTTTGATGGAACATTGGGAAATGCCTTGGGATTATTTAATGAAATAGAATTTTGGAAACCCCAGCCCTTGGCTCCCAGTGTGTTTCAGTCTACAATAATGGGGCTACTTGCCCCCATAGCATTTGCTTTAGGATATTTGATCATTCCTGGCTAGggactttttctttttttttaaat
It contains:
- the terf2ip gene encoding telomeric repeat-binding factor 2-interacting protein 1, whose translation is MTAGAEHGTSVPASGALTHSRTLFLRDDGVPLCFYISPGPTKASLSPLIVHGGGVVCRLQERGAILLTGPGARPSGYTRAQYVLDSVERNQQLALEDYAADQQQQPPSRPAPLPPSRGGPACAAGRTVYTRKEDVAILMYVRRYAGPRGGGEGSVLGNALWREMARVQLTGHSWQSMKEHYLRRLRGRDHLYQIDSRSVIPTVIFPVSAGAERAAVEEEEEEEEEAGQRVCRPEAGKKNPGTPQHVDMESKEDAPAPVEQVPNDVSSEEECFNIFPVAIREFEVEEETPELLTETSDEMEIEKAPQEQQMKTDQPPQVTSGEHQAKRKETLAEEVPQEQQMDTAQPPQVNPGEHQAKWKGTLAEFIMDNEQSELDSPTPVDELTTLPAASQDEVDCAIRAINTLMQTHDLDLCAATQLLLKNNGELAAALHFLETGHRPDGYPIWTLHDDLDLEVVDDKVQQRLIQKYGSENLAKRIAFRKS